From the genome of Adhaeribacter pallidiroseus:
CGACTGGCATATCATAACGGCACTCAAAATGGCCAAACCAGCCGGTATTTCGTAAGAAACAATTTGACCTACGGATCGCATCGCCCCCAAAACGGCATATTTGTTATTAGATCCCCAACCCGCCATTAATAAACCAATTACATCCAGCGAAACAATAGAAAGTAAAAAGAAAATACCCACCTCAGCACCCGAAGCCATTAAATCTGGAGATACGGGTATAACGGCAAAACCCGCCAGCACCGCCGCAAAAATAAGAACGGGTGCTAACCTAAATAAAATTTTATCAGCGGCGGCGGGCACAATATCTTCTTTCTGCAGGAGCTTCACCACATCTATCACGGCCTGAAACATGCCGTAAGGACCAACCTCCGTGGGCCCTAACCGGTCCTGGATAAAAGCCGCCACTTTGCGCTCGGCGTAAGCCAAAGCGATAACAACGCTTAAAATAACCACAAGGCAAATAAGTAGTGCCAGCATATTAATTCTACCTGAATAGCAGACAAAGGTATCTGTTAATTATATATTCTAGAAATGATGTAATGTCCCGTTAGAATCAGGATTCGTTCAACTGCCCGCAAACTTATAAACTTTAACTCTGAAAATTAAAAAGCACGTAAAAAACAATGCATCGGTTGAGAAGTTTTCTCCTTATTTTTAAAAAATTTAAAAAAATCTCTTTTTACCCCGGAAAATTTGCTATTTGGGAGTATATGTAAAAACTCAGGCTACTTCGTCCGGAATATTTTTAATTTTTTACTTGCCAAGTAATCATAAAAACTACTTTACCATCTATTGTTGGCAAAGCTACTATCGTAATCAGAATATTTATAACCAGAACCCCGCATGAAGCACAAGCACCCTATTCCGTTTTCCGGCCGGCGAAAATTTTTAACGTCCGTTACTAAATTATTGGGCACCTCGCTGGTGTTATCGGCGCCAGGTTTAAGTTTGGCTAAAAACCCACATCCAGCACCAGACACTTTTACGGTTAAAAGAGTAATTGATACTATTCTGAAAGAAATTCCGAATGCACCTTTTGCCAGTACCGTGGACCAGCTAAGATCCGGCAGCCTGGACCAGGAAGTAAAAGGCATTGTCACTACCATGTTTCCGACGGTAGAAGTAATTAAAAAAACCGCTCAAGCAGGCGCTAACTTTATTATTGCCCACGAAACTCCTTTTTATAATAACCAAGACGAAACCGACTGGCTGCAGCAAGACGATGCATACCGGTATAAAATAGATTTGTTAAAGAAACACCAAATAGCTGTATGGCGGTTTCACGATTATTGGCACGCCCATAAGCCCGATGGCATTATCATGGGAAATTTAAAAAATTAGGCTGGGATCAATTTTACGATGCGGCCAATCCGAGGCTGCTTACTTTGCCACAACCCCTAAGTTTAAAATCCATTGCCTTGCTGGCCAAAAACAAATTGGGTATTACTACGGTGCGGGTAGTGGGTAATTTAAAGCAGAATTGTACCACGGTTTACCTGGCCTTTGGCTACATGGATAGCAAAAGGCAAATTGCGGCCATTCAGGAATTAAAACCAGATGTAATATTAAGCGGGGAAACCCGTGAATGGGAAACCGTAGAGCGGGTAAGAGACGGTTTGCAAATGGGCCAGAAAACCAGTTTAATCATCCTGAACCATGCGGTAAGCGAAGAAGCCGGCATGGAATACGCTGCTCAATGGTTAAAACCCAAGTTGCCCGGCGTGAAAATTACGCACATTGCCTCTACCAATCCGTTTACTTTTTTGTAAGAAGAAGGATTGCAACAGGATAAAACAAAGGAGTGCAGTAGTGCCGAGCTTATATTTATATTTGTCAATTTTAAAGTGATATAAATATTTGATTACGAGCGTAAACTAGCTTCAAGTTGGCAAGTATGTCGCAAAGGATTACCCTTTAACAATTACTCACGGAACAAGTAAGAACTGAAAGCCGGAATATATCCATTTAGTAATTAAGGTCTAGCAACACCAGCAGTGGTATACGAAACATTAAGGGTAAATAATTTGATGTTATTTTTTAATTTTATAACAATGAAAATTTTTAAATGAACAAACTAACGATGGATAACATAACTTTATATAGCAAACTAGCTATCCTGCCTGATCATTTAAAATCAGAAGTATCTGATTTTATTGATTTTTTAGCAATTAAGGAAAAAAATAAACACAGAAAAAAGCCGGTTTTCGGTAGTGGACAAGGTATGTTTGTTATGAAGCCGTCCTTTGATGAGCCGTTAGACGACTTTAAAGAATACATGCCCTGATGCAGCAGTTTTTACTAGACACCCATACTCTTATCTGGTAGATCAATGGTGAGCAAGAACTTTCTCAAAGAGCTAGGACTGCCATTGAAACAGAAAACACGATAAATTTTGTGAGCATTGCCTCTCTCTGGGAAATAGCCATTAAAGTAAGTTTAGGAAAATTAGAGCTAAAAACACCATTCAATCAAGTTAGTAGGCAAATAGAAGAAAACGGTTTTGGGGTGTTGCCCGTTACTTTCGCGGATACCTTAACGCTTTCCACTCTGCCTTATCACCACAAAGACCCATTTGATAGAATTATCATTGTCCAAGGTTTTAACAATGGACTACCCATAATTTCTAGAGACGAAAATTTTAACTTGTATAAGGCAACAGTCTTATGGTAAAAAATAAGCTTAGTTCAGCATACGAAAGTTAAAGCAACGGCTAATCAAGTAATTTTTAATGCTTATTTCTTAAACGGCAAGCAGTAACATTAATCCTAAACTGCTAAAAATAAGGATTTTAATTTAACTTCACCTCTTCACCTCCAGCAGATGCGGCAAAAACTGCGACAGGTTGGTGATGATTCCTTTTTCCCGGCGTAAACCAATGGCGCATCCTTCGCCAGCCCAGAATACACCAGCCTGGTAAAAATGACCTTGATCATCCTGGGGTAAATCTACCCAAGCCTGGTACACTACTTTTTGCTGGCCGTATTCTCCTTCTTTCTCTTCGATGATTTGTTTATCTACTACTTGCACGTTTTGTCCTTCCCGGCCGAAAAAAGGTTTGCGGATGTACTTGCCTCGAATGGGTTCTAGAGACGTTTCGAGCAAAAGCGGATGGTGCGGATAAGCTTTCCAGAGCCAGGCCAAAAAGCCTTTGCTTTGCCAAATTAAGGTATACGGCGGGTTGGCTACTACTACATTGCGGGTCAGCATTAAACTGGCTAAGTCTTCGGCCAGCTCGGGTTCTTCCCAGGCAATTTGCTCCCAGGGTAATAATTTAAAAATAAACGGAAATTCAAGCCACTCGTCTTTCCCCACTTCTCCCCATACGCCCCGTTCGGTTCCTTTGGTCGAAAAAGTTAATGCATCAATCGGGAATAAATAAGCTTCAAACCCCGCCTCGCGGGAAGCCTGAGCCATTACTTCGCAATTGGTACGGTCTTCGGTACTTTCCCCGATATACGTTACAACCAGATTAGGCGCCAGATCATTGTTTTGCGTACGCCAGGTGCTTAGCTGCTCCACTAAAGCTTCGTACAATCCGGAGGCTTGGGCCGCGTCGTTTTTACCAGCGGCCGCTAAACTGGCCCATTGCACCACCGCCGTTTCCGGGATAGAAGTAGCCGTATCGGCGTTAAATTCCAAAAGTTTGGGTCCTTGTGCAGTTTGTACCAAGTCGAAACGCCCGTAAATATGCCAATGGCGATCATCGTTCCAGGAAAGCCGGATAATGGGCCACAAGTTTTCGGGAATATCCAGTACCCGTAAAAATGCATCGGGCAAGTTCTCCGGTACGGCAGCCACCATCATATCATAAAGCTGCGTAGCGGCGTTTAATAATCCATCAGCTATTTTTTCGGGTAAAAGAACTGCCTCCCCAGGTAAATAATTGGCGCAGCCTTCTTCGGTTATCCAGGTCCAGCCTAAGCCTTGTAAAACCGCATTCACATTTCCCTGGTGCGTAATTACCCGAACAGATTTATCTGCTGCGCCATCATACGAAGATTCGGAAAGAAAATTTGCCAAAGTGAAGTTTTAAGTTTTACGTGGTAAGTAGTAGGCTATTTTTAAGGCTACTCAAAAGCTAAAATTTAAAAATGGAAGGCTTATAGAAAAAACCAGCTTTTTACACTCGAAAAGTTAAGCCGAAAATCCACTCCGACGACCGGAAAAATAGCCGGAACGGCCTTGCGGCGCCCGCGTAGCCGTCTGGCTCCGGTAAGCACCACTACCATAATAACCACCCCGACCGCCATTTTGCTGCCGTTCCTGGTAAATAGAATTACGCCAACCACTCGTCCGGTTCATTACAGCAGGATTCGCGTAGTAGGCCGGATTAGGCGACATCATGCGGCCCGCCATGTACCCGATACTGCTCCACATTAATACATTCATCATACTAAAACCACCCGTATTACTTGGATGTACCGATGCGTACTCGTTCATGGCACGTTGCAAAGGTTCTCCGGTAAGGGTATCTATCTTGCCGTCGTAATGCCTTAAGATGGCAGCTACCTGGCCCGCACCCGCCGGACGTTCATCCGTAATCTTCCAGTTATCCGGGCTGGTTTCCGTCATTTCGGTTATAACTCCTTTGCTTAAGGTGCTCGTACCCGTGGACCAATCGCTGGATGCTGAATCTTGCTCTGTATTGCCGCCCGAATTACAACTGGCCAACCCCAAACTGCTGGCCGCCGCCAGAATAAGCACATTGCGCTTTAAATCCCCAATGATATGATAGCGTTTTTTCATGATTTTTAGTCGTTAGTCCACGGTCCATTGACGATGGACCACAGACATTTTTAAATTTTATAATTGCAGAAGCAGAAAAAAGCTTAAAAATTTAAAAAAATTAATTAACCTTCCCACTTTCAAACCTTTTAACCTTCTAACTAAATCATTCCCACAAAGGATAATGTTCCAGGTTTACTTTTCGGTCGAAGAATAACTTGGTAGATTCTTCGAAAGACCTCGTAAAATCCGATACGTAAAACGCGTGTTCTTTAACTAAATTAGTAGCAGCTAAATCATTAAAAATTAAAAATTGTTTTACGTGCTTGGCCACCAACTCCGAAGCATCTACAATATCTACCTGGCCCTGGTAAAATTCGTTGATCTGATTTTTGATTAATGGATAATGCGTACAGCCCAAAATAAGCGCCTCGATATTTTCGAGCTCCGGATCGGAAAGATACTTGGCTATTACGCTCTCACTAATGTTATTATTAAAAAAACCCTCTTCAATCATGGTCGCCAATAATGGGGTCGCCAACGATTGTAAGGTGATATTTTTGTCTAAAGCATCTATTTTCTTTTTATAAACA
Proteins encoded in this window:
- a CDS encoding type II toxin-antitoxin system VapC family toxin; this encodes MNGEQELSQRARTAIETENTINFVSIASLWEIAIKVSLGKLELKTPFNQVSRQIEENGFGVLPVTFADTLTLSTLPYHHKDPFDRIIIVQGFNNGLPIISRDENFNLYKATVLW
- the murI gene encoding glutamate racemase; the protein is MSLPLKQQPIGVYDSGIGGLTMAQAITRLLPHERLIYFGDTAHLPYGDKSTAAIQAYSVKICNLLIQQHCKVILIACNSASAAAYDLVREYVGSKAKILNVIDPAVDYIGQHYANKTVGLIGTKQTVHSNVYKKKIDALDKNITLQSLATPLLATMIEEGFFNNNISESVIAKYLSDPELENIEALILGCTHYPLIKNQINEFYQGQVDIVDASELVAKHVKQFLIFNDLAATNLVKEHAFYVSDFTRSFEESTKLFFDRKVNLEHYPLWE
- a CDS encoding Nif3-like dinuclear metal center hexameric protein; its protein translation is MPQPLSLKSIALLAKNKLGITTVRVVGNLKQNCTTVYLAFGYMDSKRQIAAIQELKPDVILSGETREWETVERVRDGLQMGQKTSLIILNHAVSEEAGMEYAAQWLKPKLPGVKITHIASTNPFTFL
- the vapB gene encoding type II toxin-antitoxin system VapB family antitoxin, whose amino-acid sequence is MNKLTMDNITLYSKLAILPDHLKSEVSDFIDFLAIKEKNKHRKKPVFGSGQGMFVMKPSFDEPLDDFKEYMP
- a CDS encoding Nif3-like dinuclear metal center hexameric protein; amino-acid sequence: MKHKHPIPFSGRRKFLTSVTKLLGTSLVLSAPGLSLAKNPHPAPDTFTVKRVIDTILKEIPNAPFASTVDQLRSGSLDQEVKGIVTTMFPTVEVIKKTAQAGANFIIAHETPFYNNQDETDWLQQDDAYRYKIDLLKKHQIAVWRFHDYWHAHKPDGIIMGNLKN
- a CDS encoding glutathionylspermidine synthase family protein produces the protein MANFLSESSYDGAADKSVRVITHQGNVNAVLQGLGWTWITEEGCANYLPGEAVLLPEKIADGLLNAATQLYDMMVAAVPENLPDAFLRVLDIPENLWPIIRLSWNDDRHWHIYGRFDLVQTAQGPKLLEFNADTATSIPETAVVQWASLAAAGKNDAAQASGLYEALVEQLSTWRTQNNDLAPNLVVTYIGESTEDRTNCEVMAQASREAGFEAYLFPIDALTFSTKGTERGVWGEVGKDEWLEFPFIFKLLPWEQIAWEEPELAEDLASLMLTRNVVVANPPYTLIWQSKGFLAWLWKAYPHHPLLLETSLEPIRGKYIRKPFFGREGQNVQVVDKQIIEEKEGEYGQQKVVYQAWVDLPQDDQGHFYQAGVFWAGEGCAIGLRREKGIITNLSQFLPHLLEVKR